From the genome of Candidatus Zixiibacteriota bacterium, one region includes:
- a CDS encoding phosphatase PAP2 family protein: GSILTFLYRRAWFIWLAIAVTVSFSRIYVGVHYPLDVAGGAFYGILWGVLVLIVSKSVFRIQSLSESKLHSGRGEL, encoded by the coding sequence CAGGCTCGATCTTGACTTTTCTTTATCGCCGGGCTTGGTTCATCTGGTTAGCTATTGCGGTTACAGTCTCTTTCTCCCGCATTTATGTTGGGGTACATTACCCTCTGGATGTCGCGGGAGGAGCTTTTTATGGGATTCTTTGGGGAGTGCTGGTTTTGATCGTATCGAAATCCGTTTTTCGAATCCAGAGCCTTTCAGAGTCTAAGTTGCACTCAGGTCGGGGTGAACTCTGA